From Dermacentor albipictus isolate Rhodes 1998 colony chromosome 8, USDA_Dalb.pri_finalv2, whole genome shotgun sequence:
ACATCTGTtcaccgtgattttgttacggagggccaaaaacctcagtgtggctttatcacgtgcagcttattatttgtttccacatcgcgcaagcgttgccagtggttctgCAGTTTCCTTCGTAAGAGAGGGTTAAGATCAGTGGCAGGGACCACAGTGGTAAGAGGAGCTTGCGATGTAGTCGATCTGGCCATTTGGTCTGCTTGAACATTTCCCTCAATGCCTGTATGGCCAGGTACCCCGCATATAATGATATGTTGGTTAGATATGTATGCTCTACACAGAACGGAGTAGAGCTCAATAAGTGCAGGGTTTTGGTGTTTACAAAGTGACTTcagggcttttacgacgcttagaaAGTCCGTAAACATGGCtgtttttgaagttttgattttaTTATATACTTCACTGTCGACAATAGTTCATGGCCTTATGCCGTGAATATACTAGTTTTCTGCTGCAGTGCACCGGATTCTGAAAAATATGGGTCGATGGCTGCGTAAGAAAACCCTGCATCTGACCTGGAAGCGTCTGTGTAAACTCAGTGCAAGAGTACTTATACTAGAGTTCTAAAAAAATGCAATTATAATATGTGCCTCGGGCGCATGCTTCGGGACATCTAAAAACGACATATCACAGTCtatgagctgccactgccatggtgGTAACAGTTTCGCTTGAGTCATAGGACAATGTTCAAGAAGTTgaacacccatttcctcaatAAGGTTCCTTACACGCAAAGCAAACGGCTTCCTCACTGCAGGTCGGTTATGGAAGAGCCTAGCAGCGGCGATATCGTTTATGGTTGAATAACAAGGATGTTCAATGTTCGCTTGTACTCTCCGAAAATATGTAAAACTGCTATATGACCGCtggagatgaagtgaccactgatTTGACTCTACGTAGAGGCTTTGGACTGGACTTATCCTGAAAGCAATGGTCGCGAGatggatacccagatggtggacgGGGTCCAGGATTTTTAATGCACTTGTTGCAGAATTATAAATTATTGCTCCATAATGAAGGTGGGAGTGGACAAGACTTATATAAGTTCAGAAGGCGCTTTcgatcactaccccatgtagtgtgtGGCAGAAGCTTGAGAAGGCTCATTTTTTTCAGACTTTCATTTTCAGATGTTGAATATGGGGAATAAACGTGAGTTTCGAGTCTAAAGTGATTCCCAGGAATTTATATTGGCTGCTCACCAAGAGTTGGTCTCCCTTGATCGTAATACTAGGCAGTGGTGCTACccctctcttgtttgagaagagTACGTAGGTAATTTTTGGGGCGTTTATTTTGAAGCCGTTCTCATCCACCCATTTAGACAATTTGTTTGTCCCAAGCTGCACTTGTCCTTCGCAGATAGCAATATTACATGATTTGAAACTTACTTGTACATCATCAGCATAAACGGAATAAAACATTGCGCATGGAATGACTGCATGCAGGGTTCTCATTTTGACAATAAACAGTGTGCACCTAAGTACGCCCCCTTGCGGAACACCAATTTCTTGGGTGAATGATTTAGATAAAACATTACGAACTTCTACGCGACAAGTGCGGTcagacagatagctttcaattgtgtttaaCATGTTCCCACGGAAGACCATCGCGGAAAGATCGCGGAGGGTCCCGAATCGCCATGTCATATCGTACGGTTTCTCTAGGTCTAGAAATACTGAAAGTAAAAACTGCATATGAATGAACGCTTCCTTAATGTTTGCCTCAATGCGGACAAGGTGGTCTATTGTCGACCTTCCCTCTCGGGAACCGCATTGAAGGGGGCCTAGTATGTTGTTACTTTCTAGGAAGCTGATTAGGCGCtggtttaccatttttttcaagaaCTTTCCACAAACAGCTTGTTAGCATTATTGCCCTGTAGGTGCTGGCTAAGGCCGCGTCTTTCCCTTGTTTAAGTACGGGGATGACTATAGCTTCTTTCCAGGAGGATGGAATATAGCCCGCCGACCACATGGTACTGAAAGAGATAGGAGTGTTTCCAGTACTTCAGGGTGTAAGTGCCTAATCATTTCCTACATGATGCGATCACCACCTGGCGCCGAGTTGTTGCAAGAAGCGACAGATGCCTCAAGTTGCGCCAAAGTAAATGGACAATTGTAAACACCACTCGATGACCCTTTGTGGTTTAAGGGATGCCGCTCCTCATGGTTTTTGAGTCTTAGAAATGTTTCTGTATAGTGCGATGCACTCTACAAATATTCAAAGTGTTCGCCTAGAGAATCCGCCTGATTTTGCAGGCTATCACCCTGGCTACTTACTAACGGTAGGGGAAGTGACTCCCGACCTATTAACTTATTTACCCTATTCCATACTCTTCTTTCATCAGTGCACGAATTTATACTAGAGGTGTACCTATCCCAACTTTCTCTCTTTGCACGTCGACGTGTTCTCCGGCCTTGTGACTTGTCTTGTTTGAAATAATAAGGTTTTCGACGGTTTGACAATTTCGAAGCAATCTCCACGCTTTCTTTTGATTTTGTCGTGCTTTCCGACATTTGTCGTTCCACCATGGAATGCGACGTTCGCTTGCCAGTACGCTAGTTTGCTTGATACATTTagttgcagcgtcaataataaaagCTGTAAgatatgccacagcatcgtctacATTAAAACCAGCAATGTTATCTCCGCCTAAATACGTCGGCTCTCGGAACAGTTCCCAGTTGGCTGAGTTCATGTTCCATCGCGTAATATGTGGCGAGCATTCATCCTGTTTCGTTAGGTTTAAAATACTTGGAAAGTGGTCGCTCCCAAAGGAGTTATTCAGAACACTCCACTCAGGATACAGATTTACTGTACTCGATAGTATACTTAAGTCTATGTATGAGTACGTGTTATGTGCCACACAAGTACGTCGGCTATTTCGTAGTTATTCTACATGCTCCTGAAGAGGAGAGAAAGTTTTAAATTAGGCGACCTCTCGCATCGCAGCAAGAGTCTCCCCACAAAGTGTTATGTGCGTTTAAGTCGTGGACAACTATGTAGGGCGCCGGAAGTTTATGTATAGAGTTCTGAAATTCTGTTTTGTGAAGTTGGTAATTCGGAGGAATGTACATAGAGCTAATAGTGGCTAGCTTGTTAAACAATACCCCTCGGacagcaactgcctctaggggcgtacgGAGTTTCAATTGCCGGCAAGCAACATCTCTGTCAACTATAACAGTCACAACCCCGGATGGTACGACAGTGTCTTCATGGTCCTTACAAAAAATAGCGTATGGTGGGAGAAAATTTGTTTCCGTATTTTTGaggtgtgtttcttgaacacgCAGCACCTTTGGACTATATTCATGTAGGAGTTCTTTAATGTCGGCGAGGTTAAGTAGAAATCCTCGTACATCCTATTGTAGTATGTGTGTCTCCATTATAAAAAATGTGTTGTGTGCTGAGTGCTTAAGGGACGTGGATTAGCTCACGGGCCCTTAGGAGGCGCCGTGACGCGAGTTGTGTCTTTTTTGGAGCAGTCGAGAGAAGATCGCCCCTCCTTACGCGCTGGTGGCGCCTTCTGGCTTGTCATTGTGTCTATCGCCTTTTGccaggcgctggacacgcgctcttccaaGCACTTTGTTTGACGTGAAGACCTCGCCACGTTAGACGAGGCCTTTGAGGCTACCTGCCCGGAggtggatggccccttctgctggggtgATGGAGCAGCGCGAGCTGCAGCCGCCACAGGGGCAGATAGCATAACTGccgactgccgactcactgcttgtgggtcggacagccgccggaagccgttgtgtcgctgccccctggcACGTCACATCGGCAAAAGTGCTCTTAGGCAgttatgaaacccgcctgcgtgcctccttgaaacttatggttttttttttactttattggtaacatatttccttttctttttttccagaatgggcacgaccgcgagtacgcggcatgctccccatcacagtttacacagtggagagtgttCTCGCAAGATTAGGAGGTGTGCTCATGGGCATTGCACTTCGCACAAgcttggcggcctcggcagctttgcGAACTCTGGCCGAAACGCTGGTATTCggaacatcggaggggatttggcaaaTATGGTcaaacacgaagtttgatataaccggcctcggtGGACCCaaaaggacacttgagccgaaggtgagtataagGAGCTTGGTCTGAATCTCTTTGCCATCCCagctcatcttaattcgtttaacgttAACGAAATTCTGTTCACTGAaaccctccaagagttcagcctcagtcagctTCAGGAAGTCATCGTCCGGCACAACGCCACGGGGGGTGTTCATATAGTACGGTGCGGGCTTACTGTTAGTTGGGTTTCCCGAAATAACACTAGTTTTGGCAGTatctcgtattgcttcttatcgcggagctctaggaggagatcaccgcttgccatcctcctCGCCTTATAACACTGCAGTTTCAACGTATCTGCTTTCTATAGTGTAGAAGCGCCTGTTGGTGGATTTCAAGTATCCCGTCCTCAGCACAGCTCACATTTACGTACCTTCATGTCTCTCTGCTAAAGCTGAGGATGCAGTGTTAAAGAAATGAGTGTCAGTTTCCAACAGTACTTGTGTGACGAGGGTATTGTAGTAGTCATTTATTTGTGCAAACATATTGGGAATAGCTTGATCTATTCATGATTGTTTCGTCCTTGAGCGTATTGCAGAAAAGTTCTATTGTCTCCGATTCAAAATGATTTTGATAAGACAGGCAATGCAGCTAAACTTACGATACTCTAGTGAATAAAGCTTCGGAATTGAAATGTTCGCATCATCTTGAATATGTTATAGTTTTATTAAAGTCACTCTGTCCCCATCTTTATTTATTGCATATAATTTGAACCTACCAGCACCATCTGGAAATGAGTAAATAACTCACTTACGTCACCATCATCTTCTTCTTATGGGCCAGAATATTCACGGTAACTGTATGAAACGATTATGTCGTGAGGCTCTATTTAGCGGTGGCTAAGTGCGAACTCCACTGCCTTCTCCAAAATTAAGAACTGACTTCTGGCCCGTTGTTAAGAAAGTGAACTGTTTCTTTTAGAAAAAATAACCATTTAAAATGTGAAACCTATTATGCTCACTGCATCGCCTGATTACACAATACGTATTGTAATAAATTGTAGACACCACGCATTACACGACAGTTACAATTGAAGGACAACTGACTATCTGATTTTACACTGAACAAACGAGTTGGGCGCGTTTCAATTTGCCTTGTATTATAAACTTCACTAACGCCACCGACTCATAAAGTATATTTACAGACATCCATACGGGTCGAACTGCTTTTGTAAATATTACAGCGCAGAATGCAGAGAAATATTTATGTCTTCAAATGCGAAAATTGAAACAAATTGAGATAATTACAAAGCCCAGTCGCAAACAAGAGCCTAACCATTCAGAGTATTAAATAAATACGTGTTCTTACCACGTAAATTTTAAATGCATTTAAGGGCTAACAGTATATGAGTAATTTTCTGAAGTTCCTCAAAACGATTTTTGTTTTACTTGGCAAGTGCTCAGTAAAGGCATTTGTCATTCGGCCCTTACGAAGTTTGTCTAAAAATTCTGAGAGGTGTTGTAATTCTAACCTTCATCGATGCATTTTATTACTTTCAACAAAGAGCAATAAACCATTACTTAATATATGTAATGCACAGAAACTGCTTTAAAATATACAGCATATATACAGCAAATATACACGTTAATAAGGTGGGCTTGTGAGTGAAATAAACAATAACATATGAATTGTAATTTCCTTCAACTAACTTCTTCAACATTGAAAAACCCATAAAAGCGTGACTTGGCaaggaacattttttttatttcatacatCTACTTAAAGTATTACAAGTATTTTAGTCGTGTAAATGCATTAGACAAATTACAACAACTGAGCAATATTTTTTAAAGTTGTGCAGATAATGTTCGTTTTGTCAGCAAAAAGAGCATTTTCCTGAAACAACATTTAAGTGTTCAAATGCGAAACGTGAAGTCCAAAATCTCATAAGCCAAAAATAAAGCCCAAAGGCTGCACGACATTTTAAGCAATAAATGTCTAGGAAAGAGGCATGCGTAAAGAAAGAGAGTGCCCATATAAAAGGCAGAAAAAAGTGAAATTTACCGCTGCAACCGCATTTGTCGCTTCGTATTCCTTAATGTTTTCTGTTTCCCGAATGTTTACTACTCTCCTTCGGTCACTTCAGCTGACTCCCGGAGAGAAACAGTGCTCAGAAATGCAGACTGAAAACGTTCTCCTAAAGGTCCCACTGGgcacctcgcccccccccccccccccatgctacAGAAGAGACTAATGAAATGAACTCATCATACTCTCCTTTTGCACGTTTCCCATGCAATGCTGCAGGTTCTTCAAGTTCCAGCCTTAGCGCACGAGGTGGTAGAGGGCGGCTTGGTCAGCAGCACATGCAGCAGCAGTGGGGACAGCATATGTAGAGACTGCCTTGGGGACAACAGATGTGGGGGCAGTGGCCATGGGGACAGCAGTCCTGGGGACAAGAGTCCTGGGGACAGCAGCCGTGGGGACAGGAGTGGTGGGGACCGCAGCCATGGGTACCAGTGCCATGGGGACCGTCGCAGTGGTCATGGATGGGGCACCGACCAcaccagcagcagcggcagcgggaaCAAGAACCGCACTAATATTGTCACTAGCAGTGGATTCTCTACTAAACACGGCGGCAGTCAATAGCCCATTTATCTAAAACAACCCGGCAATAATATAATAAAGCAAGGTTCATCACTCTGGAGGTGAAATAGGCAACCTGTCTTTCTTCTTGCGTGCGTCTGTGCGTCTTCGTAGAGG
This genomic window contains:
- the LOC139048556 gene encoding uncharacterized protein — encoded protein: MCYRKLGHVTGNTSLTCTAPKFTEGSRPHFVASIKTQLFLSDCSVVEWARPRVRGMLPITVYTVESVLARLGGVLMGIALRTSLAASAALRTLAETLVFGTSEGIWQIWSNTKFDITGLGGPKRTLEPKVLQVPALAHEVVEGGLVSSTCSSSGDSICRDCLGDNRCGGSGHGDSSPGDKSPGDSSRGDRSGGDRSHGYQCHGDRRSGHGWGTDHTSSSGSGNKNRTNIVTSSGFSTKHGGSQ